From a region of the Jatrophihabitans endophyticus genome:
- a CDS encoding glycerophosphodiester phosphodiesterase: MRRTFRVGTVTAAIAATAALTATLVSTGTAQAGPRHGSGSTTTIATPTVFGHRGAAGYRPEHTASGYRLGAQLGADYLEPDLVPTKDGQLVDRHEPEIGGTTDVASHPEFASRKRTVTIDGVKTTGWFTFDFTLKELRTLRAVERIPDVRQHNTLYNGLDRIPTLQEDIDQVESLSHRYHRTIGIVPEIKHSTFFRSIGLPMEDRVLSVLRRNGLAGRHPVIPTVIQSFEVANLRYLHARTPLPLVQLTSATGAPADFVAAGDPRTYADITSAGGLRQVATYATWLGPEKNQIVPRDAAQKLLAPTSLVADAHRAGLKVVPYTFRNENTFLPADYRRGTNPGDYGDALAEYRLFYSLGVDGVFSDDSDTAVQARALWIAAGRPHR, translated from the coding sequence ATGCGCAGGACCTTCCGCGTCGGCACGGTGACCGCGGCGATCGCCGCCACCGCCGCGCTGACCGCGACGCTCGTCTCGACGGGGACGGCCCAGGCCGGACCCCGCCACGGCTCCGGCTCGACCACCACGATCGCGACGCCGACCGTCTTCGGTCACCGTGGCGCCGCCGGCTACCGTCCCGAGCACACGGCGTCGGGTTACCGCCTCGGCGCCCAGCTCGGCGCCGACTACCTCGAACCCGACCTCGTCCCCACCAAGGACGGCCAGCTCGTCGACCGGCACGAGCCCGAGATCGGCGGCACCACGGACGTCGCCAGCCACCCCGAGTTCGCGAGCCGCAAGCGGACGGTCACCATCGACGGCGTCAAGACCACCGGCTGGTTCACCTTCGACTTCACGCTCAAGGAGCTGCGTACTTTGCGCGCGGTCGAGCGAATTCCCGACGTCCGGCAGCACAACACGCTCTACAACGGGCTCGACCGGATCCCGACGCTGCAGGAGGACATCGACCAGGTCGAGTCCCTGTCGCACCGCTACCACCGCACGATCGGCATCGTCCCCGAGATCAAGCACTCGACGTTCTTCCGCTCCATCGGGCTGCCCATGGAGGACCGCGTGCTCTCGGTGCTGCGCCGCAACGGTCTCGCCGGGCGTCACCCGGTGATCCCGACCGTCATCCAGTCCTTCGAGGTGGCCAATTTGCGCTACCTGCACGCGCGGACGCCGCTCCCCCTCGTCCAGCTCACCTCGGCGACGGGCGCACCCGCCGACTTCGTCGCCGCCGGCGACCCGCGCACCTACGCCGACATCACCTCGGCCGGCGGACTGCGACAGGTCGCGACCTACGCGACGTGGCTGGGCCCGGAGAAGAACCAGATCGTCCCCCGCGACGCGGCGCAGAAGCTGCTCGCGCCGACGTCGCTGGTCGCCGACGCGCACCGGGCCGGGCTGAAGGTCGTCCCCTACACGTTCCGCAACGAGAACACCTTCCTGCCCGCGGACTACCGGCGCGGCACGAACCCGGGCGACTACGGCGACGCGCTGGCCGAGTACCGGCTCTTCTACTCCCTCGGCGTCGACGGCGTCTTCAGCGACGACAGCGACACCGCCGTCCAGGCGCGCGCGCTCTGGATCGCGGCGGGGCGCCCCCACCGCTGA
- a CDS encoding Na+/H+ antiporter, translating into MHAALDILALVAIVGFTAGFARRLAWSEPLVLVVIGVALSFVPGFLEITLTPDLVLVGLLPPLLYAAAIRTSLVDFRTNRRPILLLSVGLVAFTTVAVGLVAWWVVPSVSLAAAFALGAVVAPPDAVAATTVARRVDMPRRIVAILEGESLVNDATALVALNTAIAAISATITPWEVGWDFLRAAGGGVLIGVVAAVVLGLVRRRIDDVVLDTTLSFAAPYVAFLPAEEIHASGVLAVVVCGLLLGHNSPRLQNASSRIAENSNWRTVQFLLENVVFLLIGLQIRTLLADARDEHLPWLEVVGICAIVLVVTIVARIVWMAAATTTLKLVRGNAWSWQVSAVVSWAGMRGVVTLAAVFVLPNETPRKSLLALAAFAVVAGTLLLQGLTLPWLVRRTGLPGPDPAEDALQSAGLVHTAAQAGIAALDEVRTDDDPEEVVEALRERAMSRSNRLWEQLGRAQSELEPPAAAYRRLRLQMLSAERGSILEARDRGVYDDEVLRRSLQAIDLEESLLDRIDDAAARVDDQLMTDERRAGDCEHLEDSPHVMKALTPDGCEECLRDGTRWVHLRLCLTCGHVGCCDSSVGRHALGHYDETGHPVMRSFEPGEAWRWCYVDDLLG; encoded by the coding sequence GTGCACGCCGCGCTCGACATCCTCGCCCTCGTCGCGATCGTCGGGTTCACGGCGGGGTTCGCCCGGCGTCTCGCGTGGTCCGAGCCGCTCGTGCTGGTCGTCATCGGGGTCGCGCTGTCCTTCGTCCCCGGCTTCCTGGAGATCACCCTCACTCCGGACCTCGTCCTGGTCGGGTTGTTGCCGCCGCTGCTCTACGCCGCCGCGATCCGCACCTCCCTCGTCGACTTCCGCACCAACCGGCGCCCGATCCTGCTGCTGTCGGTGGGCCTCGTCGCCTTCACGACCGTCGCGGTCGGCCTCGTCGCCTGGTGGGTGGTGCCGTCGGTGTCCCTCGCCGCCGCGTTCGCGCTCGGGGCGGTGGTGGCGCCCCCCGACGCGGTCGCGGCCACGACGGTCGCCCGGCGGGTCGACATGCCGCGGCGGATCGTGGCCATCCTCGAGGGCGAGAGCCTGGTCAACGACGCGACCGCCCTGGTCGCCCTGAACACCGCCATCGCCGCGATCTCCGCGACCATCACGCCGTGGGAGGTCGGCTGGGACTTCCTGCGCGCCGCCGGCGGAGGCGTGCTGATCGGCGTCGTCGCCGCCGTCGTGCTCGGCCTCGTCCGCAGGCGCATCGACGACGTCGTCCTGGACACCACGCTGTCCTTCGCCGCCCCGTACGTCGCCTTCCTGCCCGCCGAGGAGATCCACGCCTCGGGCGTGCTCGCCGTCGTGGTCTGCGGCCTGCTGCTCGGCCACAACTCCCCGCGGCTGCAGAACGCGAGCTCGCGCATCGCGGAGAACAGCAACTGGCGCACCGTGCAGTTCCTGCTCGAGAACGTCGTCTTCCTGCTCATCGGACTGCAGATCCGCACCCTGCTCGCCGACGCGCGCGACGAGCACCTGCCCTGGCTCGAGGTCGTCGGCATCTGCGCGATCGTGCTCGTGGTGACGATCGTGGCCCGCATCGTGTGGATGGCCGCGGCCACCACCACCTTGAAGCTCGTCCGCGGCAACGCGTGGAGCTGGCAGGTGTCGGCCGTGGTGTCGTGGGCGGGCATGCGCGGCGTCGTCACGCTCGCCGCCGTCTTCGTCCTGCCGAACGAGACACCGCGCAAGTCGCTGCTCGCACTCGCCGCCTTCGCCGTCGTGGCCGGGACGCTGCTGCTGCAGGGCCTGACCCTGCCGTGGCTCGTCCGGCGCACCGGGCTACCCGGCCCCGATCCGGCCGAGGACGCGTTGCAGAGCGCCGGTCTCGTGCACACCGCCGCCCAGGCCGGCATCGCCGCCCTCGACGAGGTACGCACCGACGACGACCCCGAAGAAGTCGTCGAGGCACTGCGCGAACGCGCGATGAGCCGCAGCAACCGGCTCTGGGAGCAGCTCGGCCGCGCGCAGTCCGAGCTGGAACCACCTGCGGCGGCCTACCGCCGGCTGCGACTGCAGATGCTCTCCGCGGAACGGGGGTCGATCCTCGAGGCGCGCGACCGGGGCGTCTACGACGACGAGGTGCTGCGCCGGTCGCTGCAGGCCATCGACCTCGAGGAGTCGCTGCTCGACCGCATCGACGACGCCGCCGCCCGCGTGGACGACCAGCTGATGACCGACGAGCGTCGCGCGGGGGACTGCGAGCACCTGGAGGACTCGCCCCACGTCATGAAGGCGCTCACGCCCGACGGGTGCGAGGAGTGCCTGCGCGACGGCACCCGATGGGTGCACCTGCGGCTGTGCCTGACCTGCGGGCACGTCGGGTGCTGCGACTCCTCGGTCGGCCGGCACGCCCTGGGCCACTACGACGAGACCGGTCACCCCGTCATGCGCTCGTTCGAGCCGGGCGAGGCGTGGCGGTGGTGCTACGTGGACGACCTGCTCGGCTGA
- a CDS encoding LolA-like protein, translated as MIIRRRILLAAAVPALAALAACGSSDNSFSAGSSSGSAGAAGSSTSAGSSTSAASSTTGASSGSGDQGDVAALAAQMRAGVAGITSAHLTLDTSVNGQTITGAGDERLANGKLTDLDISQRVAGQDIRIIIVGQKAWAQLPIGTVPNGGKPFVQVSEDSSNTIVRQLAANLASTRSSASLDSSRAFVAAAKSLQKVGPEDVAGTATTHYRVVVDPQRLPSTYPGKGDIAKAGVAEVPVELYVDDQGRPARVTTKLTVQGQTVSSVVTVSRYNQPVTISAPPASKVGKL; from the coding sequence ATGATCATTCGCCGCCGGATCCTCCTCGCCGCCGCCGTCCCGGCGCTCGCCGCCCTCGCCGCCTGCGGTTCGTCGGACAACTCGTTCTCCGCCGGCTCGTCGTCGGGGTCGGCCGGCGCGGCCGGGTCGTCGACGTCGGCCGGATCGTCGACGTCGGCCGCGTCGTCGACCACCGGCGCGTCGTCGGGGAGCGGCGACCAGGGCGACGTGGCCGCCCTCGCGGCGCAGATGCGCGCGGGCGTCGCCGGCATCACGAGCGCGCACCTGACGCTTGACACGTCGGTCAACGGCCAGACCATCACCGGCGCCGGTGACGAGAGGTTGGCCAACGGCAAGCTCACCGACCTCGACATCTCGCAGCGCGTCGCGGGCCAGGACATCCGCATCATCATCGTCGGCCAGAAGGCCTGGGCGCAGCTGCCGATCGGCACGGTCCCCAACGGCGGCAAGCCCTTCGTCCAGGTGAGCGAGGACAGCTCGAACACGATCGTGCGGCAGCTGGCCGCCAACCTGGCCTCGACCCGGTCGTCGGCCTCGCTCGACTCGTCCCGGGCGTTCGTCGCCGCGGCGAAGTCGCTGCAGAAGGTGGGTCCGGAGGACGTCGCGGGCACAGCGACCACGCACTACCGCGTCGTCGTCGACCCGCAGCGGCTGCCCTCGACCTACCCCGGCAAGGGCGACATCGCCAAGGCCGGCGTCGCCGAGGTGCCGGTCGAGCTCTACGTCGACGACCAGGGCCGTCCGGCGCGGGTCACCACGAAGCTCACCGTCCAGGGGCAGACCGTCTCGTCCGTCGTCACCGTGAGCCGGTACAACCAGCCGGTCACGATCTCTGCGCCCCCCGCGAGCAAGGTGGGCAAGCTCTGA
- a CDS encoding helix-turn-helix domain-containing protein, whose protein sequence is MSRANAASDALRRLRRAAGLSQEELAARSGVSARTIRTLESGGARRPHRDTVTAVADALGLDGADRAAFAASWRSDRLTMSEMFRSQSPARAMEEQLSRQRERIRDLVVDMSVEVRADRRWGLSRIRRTIEVVAAEGVDHIHWMFSFDPLVVDGAAFVAARCVNVAVTDSFVLPESGAKAFAGDLGRTFEQGERFVLEYEYDYEPAYLSGGRRAAADTEALFASATPMQVLVTDVTFDPRAVPARVWQVSQDSVAGPATVVRELSLGRFGHAQAVVCPVPSGVHGIRWSWD, encoded by the coding sequence GTGTCGAGGGCGAACGCCGCGTCCGACGCGCTGCGCCGGCTGCGCCGCGCGGCGGGCTTGAGCCAGGAAGAGCTCGCGGCCCGCAGCGGCGTGAGCGCGCGGACGATCCGCACGCTGGAGTCGGGCGGGGCACGCCGGCCGCACCGCGACACCGTGACGGCCGTGGCCGATGCGCTCGGGCTCGATGGTGCCGACCGGGCCGCCTTCGCGGCCTCGTGGCGCAGCGACCGGTTGACGATGTCGGAGATGTTCCGGTCGCAGAGCCCGGCGAGGGCGATGGAAGAGCAGCTCTCACGGCAGCGCGAGCGCATCCGTGACCTCGTCGTCGACATGTCGGTCGAGGTCCGCGCCGACCGGCGCTGGGGGCTCTCGCGCATCCGGCGCACGATCGAGGTGGTCGCCGCCGAGGGGGTCGACCACATCCACTGGATGTTCAGCTTCGACCCGCTGGTCGTCGACGGCGCCGCGTTCGTCGCCGCCCGGTGCGTCAACGTCGCGGTCACCGACAGCTTCGTCCTGCCCGAGTCCGGCGCGAAGGCGTTCGCGGGGGATCTCGGCCGGACCTTCGAGCAGGGGGAGCGGTTCGTGCTCGAGTACGAGTACGACTACGAGCCCGCCTACCTGTCCGGCGGCCGCCGCGCGGCCGCCGACACCGAGGCCCTGTTCGCCTCGGCCACGCCGATGCAGGTCCTCGTCACCGACGTCACCTTCGACCCGCGGGCCGTGCCGGCGCGGGTGTGGCAGGTCAGCCAGGACTCGGTGGCCGGCCCGGCGACCGTCGTGCGCGAGCTGTCGCTCGGCCGTTTCGGTCACGCGCAGGCCGTGGTCTGCCCCGTTCCCAGCGGGGTCCACGGCATCCGGTGGAGCTGGGACTGA
- a CDS encoding helix-turn-helix domain-containing protein, which translates to MPTVSAAVTLRQLRREAGLSQEELAHRSRLSARTIRTLESGSARRPHRDTLLAVAQALELGGAQRAAFVASWRGSRLAMADVFRDRNPKRAVERELTRQRELIRDLAVELSVNVRADRWLEVSRIRRTFEVVGEGLDRYLWLASLDFATVDPGRVTVRSSTNLDVADTFELPESGAKAFLGVFGQTLPPGTRYVLDYEIDYTAARRDPTGPADPEVDTLFVAATPMQLLTVQARFDVDALPARLWQVRHESVTGPEEVVGDVAVSPFGLAQVVLAPAPSGVHGIRWSWD; encoded by the coding sequence GTGCCCACGGTGTCGGCGGCGGTCACCCTGCGACAGCTGCGCCGGGAGGCGGGGCTGAGCCAGGAGGAGCTCGCCCACCGCAGCCGGCTCAGCGCGCGCACGATCCGCACGCTGGAGTCCGGCAGCGCCCGACGTCCGCACCGCGACACGCTGCTGGCGGTGGCGCAGGCCCTGGAGCTCGGTGGAGCGCAGCGGGCGGCGTTCGTCGCGTCGTGGCGCGGGAGCCGGCTGGCGATGGCCGACGTCTTCCGGGACCGCAATCCGAAGCGGGCGGTGGAACGGGAGCTCACCCGGCAGCGCGAGCTGATCCGCGACCTCGCCGTGGAGCTGTCGGTGAACGTCCGGGCCGACCGGTGGCTCGAGGTCTCGCGGATCCGTCGGACGTTCGAGGTGGTGGGCGAGGGGCTCGATCGCTACCTCTGGCTGGCCAGCCTCGACTTCGCGACCGTCGACCCCGGGCGGGTGACCGTGCGCAGCTCGACCAACCTCGACGTCGCCGACACCTTCGAGCTGCCCGAGTCCGGCGCCAAGGCCTTCCTCGGGGTGTTCGGGCAGACCCTGCCTCCCGGCACCCGCTACGTGCTCGACTACGAGATCGACTACACCGCGGCCCGGCGGGACCCCACCGGTCCGGCCGACCCCGAAGTGGACACGCTGTTCGTCGCGGCGACCCCGATGCAGCTGCTGACCGTCCAGGCGCGCTTCGACGTGGACGCCCTGCCGGCGCGCCTGTGGCAGGTGCGCCACGAGTCGGTGACCGGGCCCGAGGAGGTGGTCGGCGACGTCGCGGTGTCGCCGTTCGGCCTGGCGCAGGTCGTGCTCGCCCCGGCGCCGAGCGGGGTGCACGGCATCCGCTGGTCCTGGGACTGA
- a CDS encoding helix-turn-helix domain-containing protein, whose amino-acid sequence MPPVASAAAHTLRRLRRDAGFSQEDLAHRSGVSERTIRSLESGRAKRPHRDTLGEVARALGLERAETESFVASWRQEHRRLDEYFSAAAPEEAMQRDFAAQRDTLRDLQVSTTLLVGADRLHQHLITRRTFQVVVDGVADFLWMVSFDPVTVDPELFAPSACSNMDLAASVDVLDGAKAFLGDFRRGLRAGEIYSVEYTMDYTSAHRAEVVDFETDDESLFSAVRPLSLFLEVRFDPAALPRAAWHVEQETVDRRADVVSPLPVSPFGIVQVAVPSAAPGVHGIRWAWD is encoded by the coding sequence ATGCCGCCGGTCGCGTCGGCGGCTGCCCACACCCTGCGCCGGCTGCGCCGGGACGCCGGGTTCAGTCAGGAGGATCTCGCGCACCGCTCCGGCGTCAGCGAGCGCACCATCCGATCCCTCGAGTCCGGGCGCGCGAAGCGCCCGCACCGCGACACCCTCGGCGAGGTCGCCCGCGCGCTGGGCCTCGAGCGGGCCGAGACCGAGTCCTTCGTGGCCTCGTGGCGCCAGGAACACCGGCGGCTCGACGAGTACTTCAGTGCGGCCGCACCCGAGGAGGCGATGCAGCGGGACTTCGCCGCGCAGCGCGACACGCTGCGCGACCTGCAGGTCAGCACCACGCTCCTCGTGGGCGCCGACCGGCTGCACCAGCACCTGATCACCCGGCGGACGTTCCAGGTGGTGGTCGACGGCGTCGCGGACTTCCTCTGGATGGTGAGCTTCGACCCGGTCACCGTCGACCCGGAGCTGTTCGCGCCGTCGGCCTGCAGCAACATGGACCTCGCCGCGAGCGTCGACGTTCTCGACGGCGCCAAGGCCTTCCTCGGCGACTTCCGGCGTGGCCTGCGCGCGGGTGAGATCTACAGCGTCGAGTACACGATGGACTACACCTCGGCCCACCGGGCCGAGGTCGTCGACTTCGAGACCGACGACGAGTCGCTGTTCTCGGCGGTGCGGCCGCTCTCGCTGTTCCTCGAGGTGCGCTTCGACCCGGCCGCGCTCCCGCGGGCCGCATGGCACGTCGAGCAGGAGACGGTGGACCGGCGCGCCGACGTCGTCAGCCCGCTCCCGGTAAGCCCCTTCGGGATCGTGCAAGTCGCCGTGCCGTCCGCCGCCCCGGGCGTCCACGGCATCCGCTGGGCCTGGGACTGA
- a CDS encoding class I SAM-dependent methyltransferase yields MPRHVLFPGRHHLLTRFQARYLADLLGGWLADDAGDPIHVAGDATVVWAVTSANHQNTRRNPIAAHRREAAIEQFSWREGLHSLVVPVVDVAPTDRFAEITLKNVRHATGRELTPDDTVVACSTPAVAALYRALGFRVAPVEQGEVTAPATPWQLLDRLAAGDDTWRRDAHPASVDVVDRYGLAEHVRMLAADPVVSGEGSLTDTRDYRTYSTSFEHAARRKWAQARPYVRPGRIVDVGCATGGMLELAAAEPGLAESDLFGIEVARHLFEECEHKKAQGAFANPNTFFHQRNVLAGRVFPDRTVDTTMTFALTHEIYSYGDGAADLRSFAATLAAHTAPGGVWINSDVCGPAEPDRPVRLRFHDGDVRTPAVDLTTVAARAHLDALPPGSRVAQFAQDFHGPFDYEVVDERTVQLSLRDAMEFLETMSYTDNWLSEMHETFCHFGWDDWVRLADSVGLTVDPRSGPWRNDWMVEHVFDPAAALTTPDGRALDWPDTHLLLVAGAPHEG; encoded by the coding sequence GTGCCGCGTCATGTCTTGTTCCCCGGTCGACATCACCTGCTCACCCGCTTCCAGGCCCGTTACCTCGCCGACCTGCTCGGCGGCTGGCTCGCCGACGATGCCGGCGATCCGATCCACGTGGCCGGCGACGCCACCGTCGTGTGGGCGGTGACGAGCGCGAACCACCAGAACACCCGTCGCAACCCGATCGCCGCCCACCGGCGTGAGGCCGCCATCGAGCAGTTCTCGTGGCGTGAGGGCCTGCACTCGCTCGTCGTCCCGGTCGTCGACGTCGCGCCGACGGACCGGTTCGCCGAGATCACCCTCAAGAACGTCCGGCACGCAACCGGCCGCGAACTCACCCCCGACGACACGGTCGTCGCGTGCTCGACACCCGCGGTCGCCGCGCTGTACCGCGCCCTCGGCTTCCGGGTCGCCCCGGTCGAGCAGGGCGAGGTGACGGCGCCGGCCACGCCGTGGCAGCTGCTCGACCGGCTCGCCGCCGGTGACGACACGTGGCGCCGCGACGCCCACCCGGCGAGCGTCGACGTCGTCGACCGCTACGGCCTGGCCGAGCACGTGCGCATGCTCGCCGCCGACCCCGTCGTCAGCGGCGAGGGCTCGCTCACCGACACCCGCGACTACCGCACCTACAGCACGTCGTTCGAGCACGCCGCCCGCCGCAAGTGGGCGCAGGCCCGGCCGTACGTGCGCCCCGGTCGCATCGTCGACGTCGGCTGCGCCACGGGCGGCATGCTGGAGCTCGCCGCGGCCGAGCCCGGCCTGGCCGAGTCCGACCTCTTCGGCATCGAGGTCGCGCGCCACCTGTTCGAGGAGTGCGAGCACAAGAAGGCGCAGGGCGCGTTCGCGAACCCCAACACCTTCTTCCACCAGCGCAACGTGCTCGCCGGCCGGGTCTTCCCCGACCGCACCGTCGACACGACGATGACCTTCGCCCTCACGCACGAGATCTACAGCTACGGCGACGGCGCGGCCGACCTGCGCAGCTTCGCCGCGACCCTCGCCGCGCACACGGCGCCCGGCGGCGTGTGGATCAACTCCGACGTGTGCGGTCCGGCCGAGCCCGACCGCCCGGTGCGTCTGCGCTTCCACGACGGTGACGTCCGCACCCCCGCCGTCGACCTGACCACCGTCGCCGCCCGCGCGCACCTGGACGCGCTCCCGCCGGGTTCGCGCGTCGCGCAGTTCGCCCAGGACTTCCACGGTCCGTTCGACTACGAGGTCGTCGACGAACGGACCGTCCAGCTGTCACTGCGCGACGCCATGGAGTTCCTCGAGACGATGAGCTACACCGACAACTGGCTCTCGGAGATGCACGAGACGTTCTGCCACTTCGGCTGGGACGACTGGGTCCGGCTGGCCGACTCGGTCGGCCTCACCGTCGACCCGCGCTCGGGCCCGTGGCGCAACGACTGGATGGTGGAGCACGTCTTCGACCCCGCCGCCGCGCTCACCACCCCCGACGGCCGCGCGCTCGACTGGCCCGACACGCACCTGCTCCTGGTCGCGGGAGCGCCGCACGAGGGGTGA